A single genomic interval of Polaribacter vadi harbors:
- a CDS encoding solute:sodium symporter family transporter, with the protein MGILSFVAFTLFVAVIAWWSTRKTDEKSSDGYFLGGRSLTGPVIAGSLLLTNLSTEQIVGMNGVSFRDGLPIMAYEVVAAIAMVFTAFVLLPRYLKSGIATIPQFLEKRYGKSTKTIVSLLFLLGYAISMLPTVLYSGALAINTMFDIPQALGMEPEPALWVTVWAIGIIGSIYAIFGGLKAVAVSDSINAVGLLIGGSLIPIFGLMKIGDGNILTGLQKLTTALPEKFDIIGGPDSDVPFWTLFTGMIIVNFYYWGTNQAIIQRALGAKNLKEGQKGLLLAAFIKILGPFIVVLPGIIAFYIFNGDIANADEAYPMVVKAVLPVSFIGFFAAVLFGAILSSFNSALNSSVTLFGLDFYKEYFNYNASEKQIVRAGKTFGIVLALFSMAIAPLLYGVEGGIFTYLQELNGTHSVPILAIILVGVFSKKVSGKAANIAILFSVVTYLITLYVIKPDISFLHLMGILFVLTVIIMFVVSKFAPRETEYVQEYTKQVDITSWKYLKPVGYTIVAIVVGVYIYLS; encoded by the coding sequence ATGGGAATATTATCATTTGTTGCATTTACTTTATTTGTAGCAGTTATAGCTTGGTGGTCTACACGAAAAACTGATGAAAAATCATCTGATGGTTATTTTTTAGGTGGAAGAAGTTTAACAGGCCCAGTGATTGCTGGTTCTTTATTACTTACTAATTTATCTACAGAACAAATTGTTGGAATGAATGGGGTTTCTTTTAGAGACGGATTACCCATTATGGCTTATGAAGTAGTTGCAGCTATTGCAATGGTTTTTACAGCTTTTGTTTTATTGCCCAGATATCTTAAAAGTGGTATTGCAACAATTCCTCAATTTTTAGAAAAAAGATATGGCAAAAGCACTAAAACTATAGTTTCTTTATTATTTTTATTAGGCTATGCAATATCTATGTTACCCACTGTTTTATATTCTGGTGCATTAGCAATTAACACCATGTTTGATATTCCTCAGGCATTAGGAATGGAGCCAGAACCAGCTCTATGGGTAACAGTTTGGGCTATTGGTATTATTGGTAGTATTTATGCAATATTTGGTGGTTTAAAAGCGGTTGCTGTATCAGATTCTATCAATGCAGTTGGGTTATTAATTGGTGGTTCTTTAATTCCAATTTTTGGTTTAATGAAAATTGGAGATGGAAATATATTAACAGGATTACAAAAACTAACAACTGCTTTACCAGAAAAATTTGATATTATTGGAGGACCAGATTCTGATGTGCCTTTTTGGACACTCTTTACAGGTATGATTATTGTAAATTTTTATTACTGGGGAACAAATCAAGCAATTATACAAAGAGCTCTTGGTGCTAAAAACTTAAAAGAAGGTCAAAAAGGACTTTTATTAGCTGCATTTATAAAAATATTAGGTCCGTTTATTGTGGTTTTACCAGGTATTATTGCTTTTTATATTTTTAATGGAGACATTGCAAATGCAGATGAGGCTTATCCAATGGTTGTAAAAGCTGTTTTACCAGTTTCTTTTATTGGATTTTTTGCTGCTGTTCTTTTCGGAGCAATTTTAAGCTCTTTTAATAGTGCTTTAAATAGTTCTGTAACTTTATTTGGGTTAGATTTTTATAAAGAATATTTTAACTATAATGCTTCTGAAAAACAAATAGTAAGAGCCGGAAAAACATTTGGGATTGTTTTAGCATTATTTTCTATGGCAATTGCACCTTTATTATATGGTGTAGAAGGTGGAATTTTTACATATTTACAAGAACTAAATGGAACACACAGTGTACCAATTTTAGCCATAATACTTGTCGGTGTATTTTCTAAGAAAGTTTCTGGAAAAGCAGCAAATATTGCTATTTTATTTAGTGTGGTTACATATTTAATTACGCTTTATGTAATTAAGCCAGATATTAGCTTCTTACACTTAATGGGAATACTTTTTGTTTTAACTGTTATTATAATGTTTGTGGTTAGTAAATTTGCTCCAAGAGAGACTGAATATGTACAAGAATATACAAAGCAAGTAGATATTACTTCTTGGAAGTATTTAAAACCTGTTGGTTATACAATTGTTGCTATTGTTGTAGGTGTTTATATTTATCTTTCTTAA
- a CDS encoding WS/DGAT/MGAT family O-acyltransferase — MAKKIIKDFLEDVLDDSIKQVSGSDAAFLYAESPSSPMHIATLTIVEDSLNFDDFRAIVASKLHLIPKFRKRLLNVPMNLDYPYWVDDPNFDLDLHINRVKLPNPSNWKTLREMTSSIFSSPLDLRRPLWSMTFIEGLDEVSQVPKGSVAVVCKVHHVMIDGSSGVGIMGILFDKDLNDKNKEIPKPKPFDPDELPDELSLLLKSSQTFFKDPLRIPKLVGETAFSFIKGNIQTQFSLKKSIKNTFSTPNTIFNNSVSPKRTWGTAILSFDRINTLRKIMNVSINDIILTICAGGIRKYLAEKEKLPVQPLVANVPISIRVKGEKQEMNNQISNMLVRIATHINDPIERLEYIQEQTNRGKTRHKAVGAKALAKMADAVPFGLANLAAGLYTKYNIKEFHRPPFNVTITNVPGPQMPLYLRGHKILSIFGLTPVLDGFGLIIAAFSYNGLVSITTTSDAKTMPDADKFSRYIRESANELEEIILAKGKQKETTNPQKIRSTAFFTNLKKFINSDEKIKKNHSGVYDFELTLGENKVNYQLDISEKTVAVRKKKATKPLVKIEIDDENLLNLHKKQLLLDEVMIQGRIKLIGTKRNSDKFFKLLSQVLENN; from the coding sequence ATGGCAAAAAAGATTATTAAAGATTTTTTAGAGGATGTTTTAGATGATTCCATCAAACAGGTTTCTGGTTCTGATGCTGCATTTTTGTATGCTGAATCGCCTTCAAGCCCTATGCACATTGCAACATTAACTATAGTTGAAGACTCTCTTAATTTCGATGATTTTAGAGCAATTGTCGCTTCTAAACTGCATTTAATTCCGAAGTTTAGAAAACGCTTGTTAAATGTGCCTATGAATTTAGATTATCCTTATTGGGTTGATGATCCGAATTTCGATTTGGATTTACACATCAACAGAGTAAAATTACCAAATCCAAGTAATTGGAAAACGTTAAGAGAAATGACTTCTTCCATTTTTAGCAGTCCATTAGATTTACGCAGACCTTTATGGTCTATGACTTTTATTGAAGGTTTAGACGAAGTTTCTCAAGTACCAAAAGGTTCTGTAGCTGTTGTTTGCAAAGTACATCATGTTATGATTGATGGCAGTTCTGGAGTTGGAATTATGGGAATTTTGTTTGATAAAGATTTAAATGACAAAAACAAAGAAATTCCGAAACCAAAACCTTTTGATCCGGACGAATTGCCAGATGAATTAAGCTTGTTATTAAAAAGCTCTCAAACCTTTTTTAAAGATCCTTTAAGGATCCCAAAATTGGTGGGTGAAACTGCTTTTTCATTTATCAAAGGAAATATACAAACACAATTTAGTTTAAAAAAATCTATAAAAAACACGTTTTCTACACCAAATACTATTTTTAATAACTCTGTGTCTCCTAAAAGAACTTGGGGAACTGCAATTTTATCTTTCGATAGAATTAACACACTTCGTAAAATAATGAATGTTAGCATTAACGACATTATTTTAACAATTTGTGCAGGAGGAATTCGAAAATATTTGGCTGAAAAAGAAAAATTACCTGTGCAACCTTTGGTGGCAAATGTGCCAATTTCTATTCGTGTAAAAGGCGAAAAACAGGAAATGAATAATCAAATTTCTAATATGTTGGTTCGAATTGCAACGCATATTAATGACCCAATTGAACGTTTAGAATATATTCAAGAACAAACCAATAGAGGCAAAACAAGACATAAAGCTGTGGGTGCAAAAGCATTGGCAAAAATGGCAGATGCTGTTCCTTTTGGCTTGGCAAATTTAGCTGCAGGTTTGTACACAAAATATAATATTAAAGAATTTCACAGACCTCCTTTTAATGTGACTATTACCAATGTTCCTGGACCACAAATGCCTTTGTATTTAAGAGGTCATAAAATTTTATCCATTTTTGGATTAACTCCAGTTTTAGATGGTTTTGGGTTGATCATTGCTGCTTTTAGTTATAATGGTTTGGTTTCTATAACCACAACTTCGGATGCTAAAACAATGCCAGATGCAGATAAATTTTCGAGATATATTAGAGAGTCTGCCAACGAATTAGAAGAAATTATTTTAGCAAAAGGCAAGCAAAAAGAGACCACAAATCCTCAGAAAATTAGAAGTACAGCCTTTTTTACAAACCTTAAAAAGTTTATAAATAGTGATGAAAAAATCAAAAAAAATCATTCGGGTGTCTATGATTTTGAGTTGACTTTGGGAGAAAATAAAGTGAATTATCAACTAGATATTTCCGAAAAAACAGTTGCTGTTCGCAAGAAAAAAGCAACGAAACCTTTAGTGAAAATAGAAATTGATGATGAAAATTTACTCAACTTACATAAAAAACAATTATTGCTTGATGAAGTAATGATTCAAGGAAGAATTAAATTGATAGGCACAAAGAGAAATTCTGATAAATTCTTTAAACTTTTATCACAAGTATTAGAAAATAATTAA
- a CDS encoding alpha/beta hydrolase, giving the protein MSAITHTYQSFDDQTIFYYQWKAKESVPFKGIVQVSHGIGEHAGRYKSIAKKLCKQGYEVYANDHRIHGKSSKSNEYLGFYDGEDYFSDAINDMRKLTEIIKKEHPNKKIILLGHSMGSLLSREYATLYGDDLQALILSGTAAFMKGLGSFGLISTEFFSKLNGQHRSNEILKNLFFHQFNKYFKPNRTKVDWISSDEKQVDKFEKDPLRIEDFSLGVFRDILKGTKKVSKLEIFEITPKNLPIYIFSGDKDPVGEMGKGVKKVAKNYKKVGVQDVTLKLYEGGRHEMLHEINRNEVEKDLLKWLNEHIKAKN; this is encoded by the coding sequence ATGTCGGCGATTACACATACATATCAATCTTTTGATGATCAAACCATTTTTTATTATCAATGGAAAGCAAAAGAAAGTGTTCCTTTTAAAGGAATTGTACAGGTTTCTCATGGAATTGGCGAACATGCAGGAAGATATAAATCGATTGCAAAAAAATTATGTAAACAGGGTTATGAAGTCTATGCAAATGATCATAGAATTCATGGAAAATCATCCAAAAGCAACGAATATTTAGGCTTTTATGATGGTGAAGATTATTTTTCTGACGCCATAAATGATATGCGAAAACTAACTGAAATCATCAAAAAAGAGCATCCCAATAAAAAAATAATTTTATTAGGTCATAGCATGGGTTCTTTGTTAAGCAGAGAATATGCTACACTTTATGGTGATGATTTACAGGCGTTAATTTTATCTGGAACAGCTGCTTTTATGAAAGGTTTGGGTTCATTTGGATTGATAAGTACTGAGTTTTTTAGCAAATTAAATGGACAACATAGAAGTAATGAAATCTTAAAAAACCTATTTTTTCATCAATTTAATAAGTATTTTAAACCCAACAGAACAAAGGTAGATTGGATTAGCAGTGATGAAAAACAAGTGGATAAATTCGAAAAAGATCCTTTAAGAATTGAAGATTTTTCTCTAGGTGTTTTTAGAGATATTTTAAAAGGAACTAAAAAAGTAAGCAAATTAGAAATTTTTGAAATTACGCCTAAAAATTTACCAATTTATATTTTTTCTGGGGATAAAGATCCTGTTGGAGAAATGGGAAAAGGCGTAAAAAAAGTCGCTAAAAATTACAAAAAAGTTGGTGTGCAAGATGTAACACTAAAATTATACGAAGGAGGCAGACACGAAATGTTGCATGAA